The genomic stretch AGGCTGTTCGCCAAGCTTGTGACGAACAGAAAGGAACCGTGGCAAACGTGATTAAAGCATCGCTTTCTACTTATTCACAGGTGTCAGTTTGTGACACGTTGTCGAAAGAAGAGAAACAGTTGGCAGTACGGAAAGATCTGGAAGAGGCGACCATGCTTGAGTTGCCGACAATGGAACAGAATCTGGGGGTAATAGCCACGATCACGACTTTGGGGACTTTGATGGGATTGCTCGGAACTGTAATCGGGATGATCAAGTCTTTTGCGGCATTATCTTCTGCCGGGGGAACGGATTCTATTGCCCTTTCTACCGGTATTTCGGAGGCTCTTGTGAACACGGCTTTCGGTATTGCAACCGGGGCGTGTGCTGTGATTGCTTACAATTTTTTCACTAGTAAGATAGACGGGATCACGCATAGTATTGACGAGATCGGGGCTTACTTGGTACAGAGTTTCACGATTAAACAACGCTAGTATACACTTGTTAATATATACGTTATGAGTCAGAAAATTAAAAAGAAATCAACGTTCATCGACATGACGGCCATGAGCGACGTGACGGTACTGTTGTTGACGTTTTTCATGCTGACTTCCACGTTTATCCAGAAAGAACCGGTGCAGGTGAACCCGCCGCAGTCGGTTTCTGAGATCAAGATTCCCGAATCAAATATCGTCTCTATTTTAGTCGAGCCAACGGGAAAGGTGTTCATGGGACTGGATAAACCACAGGATCGTATCGAGGTGTTGAAAAAGATGGGGGAGAGTTATCAGATTGAATTTTCGGATCAGGAATTGAAAAAATTCAGTCTGTGTAATTCATTCGGGGTGCCTATTCAGGGAATGAAACAATTCTTGGCATTATCATCGGAAGAACAGGATAAAGTGATCATGAATTATGGA from Butyricimonas virosa encodes the following:
- a CDS encoding MotA/TolQ/ExbB proton channel family protein — encoded protein: MKKTATKQGTRRSLGISAFPIIILCFILAMVIYHFVYGNPANFINNDPNNHPIQGNLLGTIYKGGIIVPVIQTLLFTVLTLSVERLIALKRAKGKKNLQQFVTKVKSDLEEGNIEAVRQACDEQKGTVANVIKASLSTYSQVSVCDTLSKEEKQLAVRKDLEEATMLELPTMEQNLGVIATITTLGTLMGLLGTVIGMIKSFAALSSAGGTDSIALSTGISEALVNTAFGIATGACAVIAYNFFTSKIDGITHSIDEIGAYLVQSFTIKQR
- a CDS encoding ExbD/TolR family protein, with the translated sequence MSQKIKKKSTFIDMTAMSDVTVLLLTFFMLTSTFIQKEPVQVNPPQSVSEIKIPESNIVSILVEPTGKVFMGLDKPQDRIEVLKKMGESYQIEFSDQELKKFSLCNSFGVPIQGMKQFLALSSEEQDKVIMNYGIPCDSTNNQFKSWMQFAREVNKDLVIAIKADQKTPYPLIKDIMATLQDLRENRYNLITSLRNMPEV